A single region of the Ziziphus jujuba cultivar Dongzao chromosome 10, ASM3175591v1 genome encodes:
- the LOC107411757 gene encoding uncharacterized protein LOC107411757 isoform X2, which yields MMVWNAIISTGQGPGPRDSHSAVVVGHRMIVFGGTNGSKKVNDLHILDLGTKEWTKPECKGTPPSPRESHTATLVGDEKLVVFGGSGEGEANYLNDLHILDLKTMRWSSPEVKGDIPVPRDSHSAVAIGNKLFVYGGDCGDRYHGDVDMLDVDTLTWSRLAVQGSSPGVRAGHAAVNIGTKVYVIGGVGDKHYYNDVWILDVGTCSWTQLVTRGQQPQGRFSHTAVVTDSDIDIYGGCGEDERPLNELLVLQLGAEHPNGRYNISMCKIFGNHWNQDKRRCSRGAENNMKTMLMGNNIVLQERAYELEPETKRTFQFNSDTLHPKRRRTSTVKVWDVDSEQEEHSLSLSQHSSPSLSDQEQTATQKAADSAAGSQGFHLFKHLSEIPSNSQSQNIPSKQKDFGNAVQRTPKDIHLLGEIQTQPRQEQFLHAHIGRNNMQFPAVDQKPLEAGPIQNLIGAEVRGKVDGAFDSGFLMTATVNGKLFRGVLFPPGPGAIPRGPGSILSHNSSSLTSSQVPVAIAQPLPNSSHSEPPYKLSHQPIKNSIPGSGQSFRQAQVGRPFPIIRATSSSLPKEPSLRSDLQGVVLTLGGPGSSKSGS from the exons ATGATGGTTTGGAATGCTATTATATCAACAGGCCAAGGGCCTGGTCCAAGAGACAGTCACAGTGCTGTTGTAGTGGGGCATAGAATGATTGTGTTTGGAGGTACAAATGGATCAAAGAAAGTGAATGATCTCCATATATTAGATCTTGGAACCAAAGAATGGACTAAACCTGAGTGTAAAGGGACTCCTCCTTCACCGCGAGAAAGTCACACCGCCACGCTTGTTGGTGATGAGAAATTAGTGGTGTTTGGGGGTAGTGGAGAAGGTGAAGCAAATTATTTGAATGATTTGCATATTCTAGATCTCAAAACCATGAGATGGAGTTCACCTGAGGTGAAGGGTGATATACCTGTCCCAAGAGACAGTCATAGTGCTGTTGCAATAGGGAACAAGCTCTTTGTGTATGGTGGGGATTGTGGTGATAGGTATCATGGCGATGTTGATATGCTTGATGTGGACACACTGACTTGGTCAAGG TTGGCAGTTCAAGGATCTTCACCTGGTGTTAGGGCAGGTCATGCAGCTGTGAATATTGGAACGAAG GTTTATGTCATTGGAGGTGTTGGAGACAAGCATTACTACAATGATGTTTGGATCTTAGATGTAGGCACTTGCTCATGGACCCAGCTAGTTACACGCGGCCAGCAGCCACAAGGCCGGTTCTCTCACACAGCAGTTGTTACAGACTCAGACATTGACATCTATGGAGG GTGTGGGGAGGATGAACGTCCTCTCAATGAGTTGTTGGTGTTGCAGTTAGGGGCAGAGCATCCAAATGGTCGTTACAACATTTCCATGTGCAAAATCTTCGGAAACCATTGGAATCAAGACAAGAGAAGGTGCTCAAGAGGAGCAGAAAATAACATG AAAACAATGCTTATGGGGAATAATATCGTATTGCAAGAGAGAGCCTATGAACTGGAGCCAGAAACCAAGCGAACTTTTCAGTTCAATTCTG ATACTTTACATCCGAAGAGGAGAAGAACTAGCACTGTAAAAGTATGGGATGTTGACTCAGAACAAGAGGAGCATTCTCTTTCACTCTCCCAGCACTCATCTCCCTCGTTATCAGATCAAGAACAGACAGCAACTCAAAAAGCAGCTGATTCAGCTGCAGGTTCTCAAGGATTCCATTTGTTTAAGCATCTAAGTGAGATACCAAGCAATTCCCAGTCTCAGAATATTCCAAGTAAACAGAAGGACTTTGGGAATGCTGTCCAAAGAACTCCAAAGGATATTCATCTTTTAGGAGAAATTCAAACCCAACCAAGACAAGAACAGTTTCTTCATGCTCACATTGGTAGAAATAATATGCAATTCCCAGCTGTAGATCAGAAGCCCTTGGAGGCAGGGCCTATTCAAAATTTG ATTGGCGCTGAGGTTCGAGGCAAAGTTGATGGAGCATTTGACTCCGGATTCCTAATGACTGCGACTGTTAATGGAAAGCTATTCAGAGGGGTTTTATTTCCGCCT GGACCAGGAGCCATCCCAAGAGGACCAGGGTCAATTCTTTCACACAACTCTTCTTCTCTAACAAGCAGCCAAGTACCTGTAGCTATAGCTCAACCATTGCCAAACTCAAGTCACTCAGAACCACCCTACAAGCTCTCCCATCAACCAATAAAGAACTCCATACCAGGTTCTGGACAGAGTTTCCGACAAGCTCAAGTGGGTCGGCCATTTCCTATCATTAGAGCCACTTCATCATCTTTACCGAAAGAGCCAAGCCTTAGAAGCGATCTTCAAGGTGTGGTTCTAACACTAGGTGGACCTGGAAGTAGCAAGAGTGGATCCTAA
- the LOC107411757 gene encoding acyl-CoA-binding domain-containing protein 5 isoform X1, translating into MGSLGVRAAEKKAMWLYPKVMGFNPSERWGHSTCYSQGILYVFGGCCGGLHFSDVLLLNLEMMVWNAIISTGQGPGPRDSHSAVVVGHRMIVFGGTNGSKKVNDLHILDLGTKEWTKPECKGTPPSPRESHTATLVGDEKLVVFGGSGEGEANYLNDLHILDLKTMRWSSPEVKGDIPVPRDSHSAVAIGNKLFVYGGDCGDRYHGDVDMLDVDTLTWSRLAVQGSSPGVRAGHAAVNIGTKVYVIGGVGDKHYYNDVWILDVGTCSWTQLVTRGQQPQGRFSHTAVVTDSDIDIYGGCGEDERPLNELLVLQLGAEHPNGRYNISMCKIFGNHWNQDKRRCSRGAENNMKTMLMGNNIVLQERAYELEPETKRTFQFNSDTLHPKRRRTSTVKVWDVDSEQEEHSLSLSQHSSPSLSDQEQTATQKAADSAAGSQGFHLFKHLSEIPSNSQSQNIPSKQKDFGNAVQRTPKDIHLLGEIQTQPRQEQFLHAHIGRNNMQFPAVDQKPLEAGPIQNLIGAEVRGKVDGAFDSGFLMTATVNGKLFRGVLFPPGPGAIPRGPGSILSHNSSSLTSSQVPVAIAQPLPNSSHSEPPYKLSHQPIKNSIPGSGQSFRQAQVGRPFPIIRATSSSLPKEPSLRSDLQGVVLTLGGPGSSKSGS; encoded by the exons ATGGGGTCTTTGGGAGTTCGAGCAGCAGAGAAGAAGGCAATGTGGCTCTACCCTAAGGTTATGGGATTTAATCCTTCTGAGAGATGGGGTCATTCTACGTGCTATTCTCAAGGGATTCTCTATGTCTTTGGG GGATGTTGTGGGGGTTTGCATTTCAGCGATGTTCTTCTGCTAAACCTCGAGATGATGGTTTGGAATGCTATTATATCAACAGGCCAAGGGCCTGGTCCAAGAGACAGTCACAGTGCTGTTGTAGTGGGGCATAGAATGATTGTGTTTGGAGGTACAAATGGATCAAAGAAAGTGAATGATCTCCATATATTAGATCTTGGAACCAAAGAATGGACTAAACCTGAGTGTAAAGGGACTCCTCCTTCACCGCGAGAAAGTCACACCGCCACGCTTGTTGGTGATGAGAAATTAGTGGTGTTTGGGGGTAGTGGAGAAGGTGAAGCAAATTATTTGAATGATTTGCATATTCTAGATCTCAAAACCATGAGATGGAGTTCACCTGAGGTGAAGGGTGATATACCTGTCCCAAGAGACAGTCATAGTGCTGTTGCAATAGGGAACAAGCTCTTTGTGTATGGTGGGGATTGTGGTGATAGGTATCATGGCGATGTTGATATGCTTGATGTGGACACACTGACTTGGTCAAGG TTGGCAGTTCAAGGATCTTCACCTGGTGTTAGGGCAGGTCATGCAGCTGTGAATATTGGAACGAAG GTTTATGTCATTGGAGGTGTTGGAGACAAGCATTACTACAATGATGTTTGGATCTTAGATGTAGGCACTTGCTCATGGACCCAGCTAGTTACACGCGGCCAGCAGCCACAAGGCCGGTTCTCTCACACAGCAGTTGTTACAGACTCAGACATTGACATCTATGGAGG GTGTGGGGAGGATGAACGTCCTCTCAATGAGTTGTTGGTGTTGCAGTTAGGGGCAGAGCATCCAAATGGTCGTTACAACATTTCCATGTGCAAAATCTTCGGAAACCATTGGAATCAAGACAAGAGAAGGTGCTCAAGAGGAGCAGAAAATAACATG AAAACAATGCTTATGGGGAATAATATCGTATTGCAAGAGAGAGCCTATGAACTGGAGCCAGAAACCAAGCGAACTTTTCAGTTCAATTCTG ATACTTTACATCCGAAGAGGAGAAGAACTAGCACTGTAAAAGTATGGGATGTTGACTCAGAACAAGAGGAGCATTCTCTTTCACTCTCCCAGCACTCATCTCCCTCGTTATCAGATCAAGAACAGACAGCAACTCAAAAAGCAGCTGATTCAGCTGCAGGTTCTCAAGGATTCCATTTGTTTAAGCATCTAAGTGAGATACCAAGCAATTCCCAGTCTCAGAATATTCCAAGTAAACAGAAGGACTTTGGGAATGCTGTCCAAAGAACTCCAAAGGATATTCATCTTTTAGGAGAAATTCAAACCCAACCAAGACAAGAACAGTTTCTTCATGCTCACATTGGTAGAAATAATATGCAATTCCCAGCTGTAGATCAGAAGCCCTTGGAGGCAGGGCCTATTCAAAATTTG ATTGGCGCTGAGGTTCGAGGCAAAGTTGATGGAGCATTTGACTCCGGATTCCTAATGACTGCGACTGTTAATGGAAAGCTATTCAGAGGGGTTTTATTTCCGCCT GGACCAGGAGCCATCCCAAGAGGACCAGGGTCAATTCTTTCACACAACTCTTCTTCTCTAACAAGCAGCCAAGTACCTGTAGCTATAGCTCAACCATTGCCAAACTCAAGTCACTCAGAACCACCCTACAAGCTCTCCCATCAACCAATAAAGAACTCCATACCAGGTTCTGGACAGAGTTTCCGACAAGCTCAAGTGGGTCGGCCATTTCCTATCATTAGAGCCACTTCATCATCTTTACCGAAAGAGCCAAGCCTTAGAAGCGATCTTCAAGGTGTGGTTCTAACACTAGGTGGACCTGGAAGTAGCAAGAGTGGATCCTAA